The genomic DNA ATTGTTGTTAGTAAGtcaagaacaaattaaaatttagaaaataaacaggACCAGATTGTTGATGGAATACAATTTTGGCATATTCTTATTACAGATTGACCTCCTGCATGGCATTTCATTATCAGTGGGCCGGAGATTTAGACAGCAGTGCAGTATTGACTCAGCCTGGCAAGGACAACTGGAAAAACAAGATATTATCTTGTTGACTAAGCTAATTCGTACAAAGACTGGGGACAGTCTTTACAATCAGATTGGAGAAGAGCAGGCAACAGTGCAAATCCCACCATCAGCAATCTTGAAACTTCAAGATCAATGCAATTCTGGACAGACAATTGATGAGATCAGGAAGATATTGCCACCTGGATATCTTGCAACCAAAAGAAAGGTAATTGTCTTGCATTTATTTGTATCTTTCCTGATATACTTCaagttaataataaaataaaatctgttTATAAAATTTGCAAACCTTTTTTACCTTAGGTTGCTGAGCTAAAGACCAAATACAAATTAGAATTTGAGGCTATAATGCAACCACAAAGAACAGCAACTGGTTATCGCATTGAGCCAGCCCGTTTGGTCGAATGTCTGCATTACCTTTACTATTGGCTTCCTAAAGAACAGTGGTGGCACCTTTATGGTGATGGCAGAAAGTATGGCAAGAAGGACACTGTTTTGATGGCTATTAGCAATGTAAACAATGAGCAGAAgttaaatggaataaaattcCAAAGCCCGAAAGAAATGTGGcctattcatatttttcatcacAAGGACAGCCGTCGAAACCTTGAGCTTAACATTGGAGATGGTCATGGTGGACCAGGTATATGCACACTTACATGTTAAACATTTATAATCCAATATTAACTTTTGATAAATTGACCAAATCACTGTTAAATTTTcctaaaattgaaatgaaatactCATAAGCTGATCATTTGAacaattcaagaaaaataacatggTTCAACAAAATTGATTTCAGTCTTGTAACTTTTTGTGGTGCTTGAACTCTCTGAAATGGTACAAGAGGAATTGCAACATCTCTAAGGATAATTAGTGTTATTATAGATCATTTGTCCATTAATATTGTAGGATACTTAAATGAATGGATTAAAGACAGTCAGAACCTGGGCCACCAGGTGTTCCTTGGTGCAGACTCTAAGTTCTTGGATGCTGTTGCTGATCCAGAGCTCAGCCCACTCTCCCAAGACAAGTGGAACCTATGGATGCAATGCTCAGCAtcagaaaagggaaaagtaGATCCATCCACAGGACTAAGAACAGACCTCAACCTTTCATTTGACCGTCCTCTTCCCAAGTCGCTGCTTCCTGCTCTTactggtgatcatatccttaTGTGTATTGACCATGGCTTCACCAGAGTTGCAGAAAATCTAATAATGAAGGTTGTCCGGACATGTCTTGATCTGGAGTCAAGGTTGGTGTATTAGTTAACATGTGCTGTTTGGGCAGTCTGCGTTCATGattaaaaccttaaaaaattttcgaTCGACTGTAGATCATGTTCATTTGTATACGCTGTGTTGTCTCACATGTCCCtgcttttaaatattgaaaattattattgtcaCCTTTTTCTATAGGTATGGTAGAGAGCGAAGGAATGCTGCATTGGCACATCTTACTGCTAACATAAATGCAAGAGATGTCAGAGGAGGTCATTTTGAACTTCCAATTGATCCAAAAGGTCACCTAGGCGACCTCAGCCTCAATAAGTCCCAAGCCTACACCATCCTAGCTCCCTCAGAGGAAACTTGAGGGAGAGAATAAATGACTGCCCTGAACAGATTAGGACTGACTTTGAGCATTATGCACAACAACATGTTGCAGCATATACAATTCAGAAGTGGTAAGTGTCTATAATAAGATAAAAACACCATCCAATTTTCTATATTTAAT from Pocillopora verrucosa isolate sample1 chromosome 2, ASM3666991v2, whole genome shotgun sequence includes the following:
- the LOC131785647 gene encoding uncharacterized protein, which encodes MLKQYGLTDNDIYLDRNSRSFISAEALILIVIAGNKLRDPGQSAEQFSWASLCLFFARTVVNSTFSREIAAGSGAGSVTTSKTQNVMLATETFCTQGSCTNVPQLKVFTGCIKPPESTSTLAGRLANGQTSRSTKLEERIKKQSKILSDLALEVHYGSKIDLLHGISLSVGRRFRQQCSIDSAWQGQLEKQDIILLTKLIRTKTGDSLYNQIGEEQATVQIPPSAILKLQDQCNSGQTIDEIRKILPPGYLATKRKVAELKTKYKLEFEAIMQPQRTATGYRIEPARLVECLHYLYYWLPKEQWWHLYGDGRKYGKKDTVLMAISNVNNEQKLNGIKFQSPKEMWPIHIFHHKDSRRNLELNIGDGHGGPGYLNEWIKDSQNLGHQVFLGADSKFLDAVADPELSPLSQDKWNLWMQCSASEKGKVDPSTGLRTDLNLSFDRPLPKSLLPALTGDHILMCIDHGFTRVAENLIMKVVRTCLDLESRLVY